One segment of Pandoraea pnomenusa DNA contains the following:
- a CDS encoding SPOR domain-containing protein: protein MLRALLLAVFLAANAALAAVQFGWLKWHDLLATSGREPMRVAQQIEPAKIRLLGAQLSEPASDAATPKVEARESTASQAVAPSGASGASGATGASGISGVAAAATSQAVAAAAPGAVQAETSTTQAGAASSAAAAAVATACLDIGPFSASDAPQARGLLLAALPSGQGDIQSIAVDKRYWVHLDPVPNKAAADKQVAQLRAAGVTEYFLLNDDGSNVVVSLGLFNDRERAVRLMAAAQKKGLTPQLSERPNARSRIIYRIAGINGNAATQVRGVVTQQWSAQMVRACPVPAGSPPAGVR from the coding sequence ATGTTGCGTGCCTTGTTACTCGCTGTCTTTCTTGCCGCCAATGCGGCGTTGGCCGCGGTACAGTTCGGCTGGCTGAAATGGCACGACCTCCTGGCGACTTCGGGGCGCGAGCCGATGCGCGTGGCGCAGCAGATCGAACCCGCGAAGATTCGCCTGTTGGGCGCCCAACTCAGCGAACCGGCATCGGATGCCGCAACCCCGAAAGTCGAGGCGCGCGAGAGCACCGCGTCGCAGGCTGTCGCGCCGTCGGGCGCTTCGGGCGCTTCGGGCGCTACGGGCGCGTCAGGCATATCGGGCGTGGCCGCAGCTGCGACCAGTCAGGCCGTCGCAGCTGCAGCGCCTGGCGCCGTGCAGGCCGAGACGAGCACGACACAGGCGGGCGCCGCATCGTCGGCAGCCGCAGCCGCCGTGGCAACGGCGTGCCTGGATATCGGCCCATTCTCCGCCAGCGACGCACCTCAAGCGCGGGGGCTGCTGCTCGCGGCCCTGCCGTCGGGTCAGGGCGACATTCAGTCGATCGCCGTCGACAAGCGCTATTGGGTGCACCTGGACCCCGTCCCGAACAAGGCGGCGGCCGACAAACAGGTTGCCCAATTGCGCGCGGCGGGCGTGACGGAGTATTTCCTGCTCAACGACGACGGATCGAATGTGGTGGTATCGCTGGGATTGTTCAACGATCGCGAGCGCGCCGTGCGGTTGATGGCCGCCGCACAGAAGAAGGGGCTCACGCCGCAATTGAGCGAGCGGCCGAACGCCCGTAGCCGGATCATTTATCGCATTGCCGGCATTAACGGGAATGCCGCCACGCAGGTGCGTGGCGTTGTCACACAACAGTGGTCGGCGCAAATGGTGCGTGCCTGCCCGGTGCCCGCCGGCAGCCCGCCGGCCGGGGTTCGCTAG
- a CDS encoding ABC transporter substrate-binding protein, giving the protein MRNPVRTVLLGAMLLALAGGAAAQVKIGVSISLTGPAASLGLPARDTIAMLPTEIGGQKVDYIVLDDASDTTTAVQNTKKLISENHVDAIIGSSITPNTLAMLDVIAAGTTPTISLASSARIIEPVDAKRYWMFKTPQTDAQMASAIAEHASRHGVKTMAFIGQGDALGEAFYEEVAKFAGLHKIKMVASERFARTDPSVTGQILKIMATNPDAVVVGAAGTPAALPPKALAERGYKGIVYHNHGVGNNDFLRVCGKDCNNTYLPASPVLVASQLPNDHPAKAVALDYIKKFDAKYGPGKVAAFGSYAWDAGILLQRAIPIALKTAKPGTPEFRKALRDAIESSKNVHVSNGVINMSPTDHLGLDQRARVMVKIENGKWVIAP; this is encoded by the coding sequence ATGCGAAACCCCGTGCGCACTGTCTTGTTGGGTGCGATGTTGCTGGCGCTGGCCGGCGGCGCCGCTGCTCAGGTCAAGATCGGCGTGAGCATCTCGCTTACCGGCCCCGCCGCCTCGCTCGGCCTTCCCGCGCGCGACACCATTGCCATGCTGCCGACCGAAATCGGCGGGCAGAAGGTCGATTACATCGTGCTTGACGACGCGTCGGATACCACGACGGCCGTCCAAAACACCAAGAAGCTCATCTCCGAGAACCACGTCGACGCCATCATCGGCTCGTCGATCACGCCGAACACGCTGGCCATGCTCGACGTGATCGCCGCAGGCACCACGCCGACGATCTCGCTGGCGTCGTCCGCGCGCATCATCGAGCCGGTGGACGCCAAGCGCTACTGGATGTTCAAGACCCCGCAGACCGACGCGCAGATGGCATCGGCGATCGCCGAGCATGCAAGCCGTCATGGCGTGAAGACGATGGCGTTCATCGGCCAGGGCGACGCGCTGGGCGAGGCGTTCTACGAGGAAGTGGCGAAGTTTGCCGGGCTGCACAAGATCAAGATGGTGGCGAGTGAGCGCTTCGCGCGCACCGATCCGAGTGTGACGGGGCAGATCCTGAAGATCATGGCGACGAACCCCGACGCCGTGGTGGTGGGCGCCGCCGGCACTCCGGCCGCACTGCCGCCGAAGGCGCTCGCCGAGCGCGGTTACAAGGGCATCGTGTATCACAACCACGGCGTGGGCAATAACGACTTCCTGCGCGTGTGCGGCAAGGACTGCAACAATACGTACCTGCCGGCCAGCCCGGTGCTCGTGGCGTCGCAGTTGCCCAACGACCATCCGGCCAAGGCCGTGGCACTCGACTACATCAAGAAGTTCGACGCCAAGTATGGCCCGGGCAAGGTGGCGGCCTTCGGCTCGTATGCCTGGGATGCCGGCATTCTGCTCCAGCGCGCGATTCCGATCGCGCTCAAGACGGCCAAGCCGGGCACGCCGGAATTCCGCAAGGCGCTGCGCGACGCGATCGAGAGCAGCAAGAACGTGCACGTGTCGAACGGCGTGATCAACATGAGTCCGACGGATCACCTCGGCCTCGACCAGCGCGCCCGCGTGATGGTGAAGATCGAAAACGGCAAATGGGTGATCGCGCCGTAA
- a CDS encoding asparaginase, which produces MNLAPLVEVTRGAQGVDTVECVHYGSVAVVDAQGHLRYAAGDPSFLTFSRSTLKPFQALPFVEGDGVRHFGLTQPELALLCASHSGESFHVEGVASLLTKAGCDEHHLQCGCHTPTFYSATGKRAPADLKPTPLHHNCSGKHAGFLAYCVQHGLPLDTYLDPAHPLQQAIRARVGDVVGVKGDALRLGIDGCSAPNYALPLEKLAGAYARLAASDDAALSTLFDAMTQQPEMVSGTARNDLAFMRMAPGDWVAKIGADGVQTIGVRSAGLGIAIKVVDGNMRALYTAAVAVLEALGLVTSARTTGLAPWVTPVVRNARGFQTGVVRPVVDLRRVC; this is translated from the coding sequence ATGAATCTTGCCCCGCTCGTCGAGGTCACCCGCGGCGCCCAGGGCGTCGATACCGTGGAGTGCGTTCATTACGGCAGTGTGGCTGTCGTTGATGCGCAGGGTCATTTGCGCTACGCGGCCGGCGATCCCTCGTTCCTGACGTTTTCGCGCTCGACCCTCAAGCCGTTTCAGGCGCTGCCCTTCGTCGAGGGCGACGGCGTCAGGCACTTTGGCCTGACGCAGCCGGAGTTGGCGCTGCTTTGCGCCAGCCATTCGGGCGAGAGCTTCCACGTCGAAGGTGTGGCGAGCCTGCTGACCAAGGCGGGCTGCGACGAGCATCATCTGCAATGCGGTTGCCATACGCCGACCTTTTACTCGGCGACGGGCAAACGAGCGCCCGCGGATCTGAAGCCGACGCCGCTGCACCACAACTGCTCAGGCAAGCACGCCGGTTTTCTTGCGTACTGCGTGCAGCACGGCTTGCCGCTCGATACCTACCTGGATCCGGCGCATCCGTTGCAGCAGGCCATTCGTGCGCGTGTGGGCGATGTCGTCGGCGTGAAGGGCGATGCCTTGCGGTTGGGGATCGACGGGTGCTCCGCGCCGAATTACGCGCTGCCGCTCGAGAAGCTGGCGGGCGCCTATGCGCGCCTTGCGGCAAGCGACGATGCGGCACTCTCGACACTGTTCGACGCCATGACGCAGCAACCCGAGATGGTGTCCGGTACCGCGCGCAACGATCTGGCGTTCATGCGCATGGCGCCAGGCGACTGGGTCGCCAAGATCGGCGCCGACGGCGTGCAGACGATCGGCGTGCGATCCGCCGGATTGGGTATCGCGATCAAGGTGGTCGACGGCAACATGCGCGCGCTCTACACCGCTGCCGTCGCCGTGTTGGAGGCCCTCGGTCTGGTGACGTCCGCCCGGACGACAGGGTTGGCGCCCTGGGTGACTCCGGTCGTCAGGAACGCGCGCGGCTTCCAAACGGGTGTCGTGCGGCCGGTCGTGGACCTCCGGCGTGTGTGCTGA
- a CDS encoding chalcone isomerase family protein produces the protein MATRPAFALWLRMACLLTAVAVAPHAQAFDVGQLASQETPAVRLVGHGSFTRLGFHLYDAELFSGADRVSANWSAHPLVLDLRYARSFTSHTLVQRSLIEMTKLQVATDAERQHWADELARILPDVSAGQHLTGVFRPGDGTRFFSDGKLIGRIAGDAFGRAFFAIWLDPRTSAPDLRAELISDAR, from the coding sequence ATGGCAACTCGTCCCGCATTCGCCCTATGGCTGCGCATGGCCTGCCTGTTGACGGCAGTCGCCGTTGCCCCTCACGCCCAGGCATTCGACGTTGGGCAACTCGCCTCGCAGGAGACGCCGGCCGTACGTCTGGTCGGCCACGGCTCGTTCACCCGCCTGGGCTTCCATCTTTACGACGCCGAGCTGTTTTCCGGCGCCGATCGCGTGAGCGCGAACTGGAGTGCGCATCCGCTGGTGCTCGATCTGCGCTATGCGCGCAGTTTCACGTCGCATACGCTGGTGCAACGCAGCCTGATCGAAATGACCAAGTTGCAGGTCGCCACCGATGCCGAGCGGCAGCACTGGGCTGACGAACTCGCGCGTATCCTGCCGGACGTCTCGGCCGGACAGCACCTCACGGGGGTGTTCCGACCCGGTGACGGCACCCGCTTCTTTTCCGACGGCAAACTGATTGGGCGCATCGCGGGCGATGCCTTCGGCCGCGCCTTCTTCGCGATCTGGCTCGACCCGCGCACCAGCGCGCCCGACCTACGTGCGGAGTTGATCAGCGACGCCCGTTGA
- a CDS encoding enoyl-CoA hydratase/isomerase family protein → MSQDPYQHYQSLQFKRHPNGVLELIMGAGANKSGLSTADHRMHQELADVWRDIDRDAQTRAVVIRGEGKGFSGGGDLSLVEDMADDFAVRARVWREARDLVYNVINCSKPIVSAMHGPAVGAGLVAGLLADISIAAKTARIIDGHTRLGVAAGDHAAIVWPLLCGMAKAKYYLLLCEPVSGEEAERIGLVSLAVDEADLLPKAFEVADKLASGSTTAIRWTKYALNNWLRSAGPSFDASLALEFMGFSGPDVREGIASLRERRAPDYKGDAPF, encoded by the coding sequence ATGTCGCAAGACCCCTATCAACACTATCAGTCGCTGCAATTCAAGCGGCATCCGAACGGCGTGCTCGAGCTGATCATGGGCGCCGGTGCGAACAAGAGCGGCCTGTCGACGGCGGACCATCGCATGCATCAGGAGCTGGCCGACGTGTGGCGCGACATCGATCGCGACGCGCAAACGCGCGCCGTCGTGATTCGCGGCGAGGGCAAGGGATTCTCCGGCGGTGGCGACCTCTCGCTTGTCGAGGACATGGCGGACGACTTCGCCGTACGCGCGCGCGTGTGGCGCGAGGCGCGCGATCTCGTCTACAACGTGATCAATTGCAGCAAGCCGATCGTCTCGGCCATGCACGGCCCGGCCGTGGGCGCGGGCCTGGTTGCCGGGCTGCTGGCGGACATTTCGATCGCGGCGAAGACTGCGCGCATCATCGACGGCCACACGCGCCTGGGGGTGGCCGCCGGCGATCATGCGGCCATCGTCTGGCCGCTGTTGTGCGGCATGGCGAAGGCGAAGTACTACCTCTTGCTGTGTGAGCCGGTGTCCGGCGAGGAGGCCGAGCGCATCGGCCTCGTTTCGCTCGCGGTCGACGAGGCCGACCTGCTGCCCAAGGCATTCGAGGTGGCGGACAAGCTCGCGAGCGGTTCGACGACGGCCATCCGGTGGACCAAGTACGCGCTGAACAACTGGCTGCGCAGTGCGGGGCCGTCGTTCGATGCGTCGCTCGCGCTGGAATTCATGGGCTTCTCCGGGCCGGACGTTCGCGAGGGCATCGCGTCGCTGCGCGAGCGCCGCGCGCCGGACTACAAGGGTGACGCGCCGTTCTGA
- a CDS encoding patatin-like phospholipase family protein yields the protein MISGERTGLVLMGGGARAAYQVGVLAAIAAIQREVLPSRRAIPFPIVCGTSAGAINAAALASHADDFQHGVMKLDAVWRQFHAGQVFRADSLGMAGTGARWLAALSLGWALRRSPRSLFDWSPLNEMLRNAIRLDRLPDVFASGALEALSVTALSYSSGKHVTFYQSASPIQPWKRSLRLARAVPLTVDHLLASSAIPFLFPAIELDLDGQPEYFGDGSMRQIAPLSPPIHLGATRILIIGASHGQYGLDSSGERIGGYPSLAQIGGQALASVFIDGLSADLERVQHINNVLRHVPEAHRESSGWRPVETLLISPSQRIEPIASRHLQQLPRAVRTMLGAIGADEARGAAFASYLLFESAYTQELIALGEADAYAQRDAIAAWLVAEADGTSPLDHVEAGAVGGAGMSANSPLSVDEPATVADSGKPAA from the coding sequence ATGATCTCTGGCGAACGCACCGGTCTCGTCCTGATGGGCGGGGGAGCACGCGCCGCGTATCAGGTGGGCGTGCTCGCGGCGATCGCGGCAATCCAGCGTGAGGTGCTGCCGTCGCGGCGCGCGATACCGTTTCCGATTGTCTGCGGCACGTCCGCCGGGGCGATCAATGCGGCGGCGCTCGCCTCGCATGCCGATGATTTCCAGCACGGCGTCATGAAGCTCGATGCGGTGTGGCGGCAGTTTCACGCCGGGCAGGTCTTTCGCGCCGACTCGCTGGGCATGGCGGGCACCGGGGCGCGCTGGCTCGCCGCACTCTCGCTCGGATGGGCGTTGCGCCGATCGCCGCGTTCGCTGTTCGACTGGTCGCCGCTCAACGAAATGCTGCGCAATGCGATCCGTCTCGACCGATTGCCAGACGTGTTCGCGTCCGGCGCGCTCGAAGCGCTTTCGGTCACGGCGCTGTCGTACTCCTCCGGCAAACACGTCACGTTCTATCAAAGCGCCTCGCCGATCCAGCCCTGGAAGCGTTCGCTGCGTCTCGCACGCGCCGTGCCGCTCACGGTCGATCATCTGCTTGCCTCGAGCGCGATCCCGTTCCTGTTTCCGGCCATCGAACTCGATCTCGACGGACAGCCCGAATACTTCGGCGACGGGTCGATGCGTCAGATCGCGCCGCTCAGCCCGCCGATTCATCTCGGTGCGACGCGCATTCTCATCATTGGGGCGTCGCACGGTCAGTACGGGCTCGACAGCAGCGGCGAGCGCATCGGCGGCTATCCCAGCCTCGCGCAGATCGGGGGGCAGGCGCTGGCGAGCGTGTTCATCGACGGTCTGTCGGCCGATCTGGAGCGGGTCCAGCACATCAACAACGTGCTGCGGCACGTGCCCGAGGCGCATCGCGAATCGAGCGGCTGGCGGCCGGTCGAAACGCTGCTGATCTCGCCCAGCCAGCGCATCGAACCGATTGCGTCGCGGCATCTGCAACAATTGCCGCGCGCGGTGCGCACGATGCTCGGCGCGATCGGCGCCGACGAAGCCCGCGGCGCCGCGTTCGCAAGCTACCTGTTGTTCGAGTCCGCATACACCCAGGAACTCATCGCGCTGGGCGAGGCCGATGCCTACGCGCAACGTGACGCCATCGCCGCATGGCTGGTGGCCGAAGCCGACGGCACGAGCCCGCTCGACCACGTGGAAGCGGGGGCGGTGGGCGGAGCGGGCATGTCCGCGAATTCGCCGTTGTCCGTCGACGAGCCCGCAACGGTTGCCGACAGCGGCAAACCGGCGGCATGA
- a CDS encoding nuclear transport factor 2 family protein, translating into MDIDHAAALTRLTRFLETLTRQSIANLGEFYTPNVYLRTPLHEVRSAAEVAGLLMQLFERVDVPRFEITATLLQHNQAMLVWNLHFHARRWLDDEQIIHGASHLRLAVDGRVAYQRDYWDATEDLYLKLPFMGRLLRWLRHRLLG; encoded by the coding sequence ATGGATATCGATCATGCTGCGGCGCTGACACGCCTGACGCGCTTCCTCGAGACCCTCACCCGCCAGAGCATTGCGAATCTGGGCGAGTTCTATACGCCCAACGTCTATCTTCGAACGCCGTTGCACGAAGTGCGCAGCGCCGCCGAAGTCGCCGGACTGCTCATGCAACTGTTCGAGCGCGTCGACGTGCCGCGCTTCGAGATTACCGCCACGCTGCTGCAGCACAATCAGGCGATGCTGGTATGGAATCTGCACTTTCACGCGAGGCGCTGGCTCGACGACGAGCAGATCATCCACGGCGCGTCGCATCTCCGGCTCGCCGTGGACGGTCGCGTCGCCTACCAGCGCGACTATTGGGACGCCACGGAGGATCTCTACCTCAAGCTTCCGTTCATGGGTCGTTTGCTGAGATGGTTACGCCATCGCCTGCTTGGCTGA
- a CDS encoding LysE family translocator, with translation MTLFYSMAAFALAASITPGPVNVVALGSGARYGFVASLRHVTGATVGFVVLLVAVGFGVYELLQRVPGLLHAIQWFGVAFLLYMAYKLAVDNGELGDSDTARGPTLSNGAVMQWLNPKAWLAALAGMGAYTAGDPLRIWQFAAIYFVVCWLSVGCWAVAGAMLRHHMRDAVRVRRLNRVMAALLAGSAVYLVAAG, from the coding sequence ATGACACTCTTTTATTCGATGGCGGCTTTTGCGCTGGCCGCGTCCATTACCCCCGGGCCGGTCAATGTCGTGGCGCTGGGCTCGGGCGCCCGTTATGGGTTCGTCGCCAGCCTGCGTCACGTGACCGGTGCGACGGTCGGCTTCGTCGTGCTGCTCGTTGCGGTTGGCTTCGGGGTGTACGAACTGCTTCAGCGCGTGCCGGGGCTCCTGCACGCAATCCAGTGGTTCGGCGTGGCGTTTCTGCTGTATATGGCGTACAAGCTGGCCGTGGACAATGGCGAGCTCGGCGACTCCGACACGGCGCGTGGCCCGACGCTATCGAATGGCGCCGTCATGCAATGGCTCAATCCGAAGGCGTGGCTTGCCGCGCTCGCCGGGATGGGTGCGTACACGGCCGGAGACCCGCTGCGCATCTGGCAGTTCGCGGCGATCTACTTCGTGGTGTGCTGGCTCTCGGTCGGGTGCTGGGCAGTGGCAGGCGCGATGCTCCGCCACCATATGCGCGACGCGGTACGTGTGCGACGCCTGAACCGTGTGATGGCCGCATTGTTGGCAGGAAGCGCGGTGTATCTCGTGGCGGCCGGGTAG
- the rfaE2 gene encoding D-glycero-beta-D-manno-heptose 1-phosphate adenylyltransferase, producing the protein MSSSPVIPQADFEAKIVSREALAALAPTLPRPLVFTNGVFDILHRGHVTYLAQARAFGACLVVGVNTDASVRTLGKGDDRPINNEQDRAALLAALQSVDYVVTFGESTPQALIEAVRPDILVKGGDYDMDVLPEAALVRGWGGKALAIPFEHQRSTTSLLKKVRAQS; encoded by the coding sequence ATGTCATCTTCCCCCGTCATTCCTCAGGCCGATTTCGAGGCCAAGATCGTCTCGCGCGAGGCCCTCGCCGCGCTTGCGCCAACGCTGCCGCGTCCGTTGGTATTCACCAACGGCGTGTTCGACATCCTGCACCGCGGTCATGTGACTTACCTCGCGCAAGCGCGCGCATTCGGGGCATGTCTCGTCGTCGGCGTGAATACGGACGCTTCGGTGCGCACGCTCGGCAAGGGCGACGACCGTCCCATCAACAACGAACAGGATCGCGCCGCGCTGCTCGCGGCGCTGCAAAGCGTGGACTACGTGGTGACGTTTGGCGAGTCGACGCCACAGGCGCTGATCGAGGCGGTGCGGCCCGATATCCTGGTCAAGGGCGGTGACTACGACATGGACGTCCTTCCCGAAGCGGCCCTCGTGCGGGGCTGGGGCGGCAAGGCGCTGGCAATCCCGTTCGAACATCAGCGCTCCACCACGTCGTTGCTCAAGAAAGTGCGGGCCCAGTCATGA
- a CDS encoding ferritin, translated as MNEMLYPELYKSLEAVRWNMEKDIPWDKFDASQLTDDQARTIKMNAITEWAALPATEMFLRDNRDDSDFSAFMSVWFFEEQKHSLVLMEYLRRFRPDLVPTEAELHAVRFPFDPAPPLETLMLHFCGEIRLNHWYRRAAEWHTEPVIKAIYEIISRDEARHGGAYLRYMKKALTSFGDNARAAFAKIGVLMASARRTEKPLHPTNLHVNKDLFPNDTVQSRLPEPEWLEHWLDEQIKFDDSWEKKVVERILHNMSLLFERTFATAQDLNRYRKEITSRLAAVTAPAAPAVATAS; from the coding sequence ATGAACGAAATGCTGTATCCCGAACTTTACAAGTCGCTGGAGGCAGTGCGTTGGAACATGGAAAAGGACATTCCGTGGGACAAGTTCGACGCGAGCCAGCTCACCGACGATCAGGCGCGCACCATCAAGATGAACGCCATCACGGAATGGGCGGCATTGCCGGCCACCGAGATGTTCCTGCGCGACAACCGTGACGACAGCGATTTTTCCGCGTTCATGAGCGTGTGGTTCTTCGAGGAGCAAAAGCATTCGCTGGTGCTCATGGAGTATCTGCGCCGTTTCCGTCCGGATCTGGTGCCGACCGAGGCCGAGCTGCACGCGGTGCGTTTCCCGTTCGATCCGGCGCCGCCGCTCGAGACGCTCATGCTGCACTTCTGCGGCGAGATCCGTCTGAACCATTGGTATCGCCGGGCTGCAGAGTGGCACACCGAGCCGGTCATCAAGGCCATCTACGAAATCATTTCGCGTGACGAAGCCCGTCATGGCGGCGCATACCTGCGCTACATGAAGAAGGCGCTCACGAGCTTCGGCGACAACGCGCGTGCCGCGTTCGCGAAGATCGGCGTGCTGATGGCGTCGGCGCGCCGCACCGAAAAGCCGCTGCATCCGACCAACCTGCACGTGAACAAGGACCTGTTCCCGAACGACACCGTGCAGTCGCGTCTGCCGGAGCCGGAGTGGCTCGAGCACTGGCTCGACGAGCAGATCAAGTTCGACGACAGCTGGGAGAAGAAGGTGGTCGAGCGCATTCTGCACAACATGTCGCTCCTGTTCGAGCGCACGTTCGCGACGGCGCAGGACCTGAACCGTTACCGCAAGGAAATCACGAGCCGTCTGGCCGCTGTCACGGCCCCGGCGGCACCGGCCGTCGCAACGGCATCGTAA
- a CDS encoding AraC family transcriptional regulator — translation MSKATVPCPYPSTFWRDPALPFIEAREVLDGRRVCYALHSHETFSIGVVTGGRSTYLNGRARETVGQGSVVVMNPDAVHACNPIGDEAWAYRMWFVDTAWLRDLQRELGFGQGQDLHLFDPMSSTDPVLYDGLNRLYDVCTDASRDRLERETAVQQCFIDAHERLNPAPRPMREDARKLRDAADFIRAHCREALTLAQICAAAGLSASYLTRAFRAQYGLTPHAFLMNQRIQYARARLRRGHAIAEVALDAGFADQAHFQRTFKQLLAATPGHYRGALDARGAGDSGQSPDAGDAAALRAACDVPQSRAA, via the coding sequence ATGTCCAAAGCCACTGTTCCCTGTCCGTACCCGTCGACGTTCTGGCGCGACCCGGCATTGCCGTTCATCGAAGCGCGCGAAGTGCTCGACGGCCGTCGTGTGTGCTACGCGCTGCATAGCCACGAGACGTTCTCGATCGGGGTGGTGACGGGCGGCCGCAGCACGTATCTGAACGGGCGCGCGAGAGAAACCGTGGGGCAAGGCAGCGTCGTCGTGATGAACCCCGACGCCGTGCATGCCTGCAACCCCATCGGCGACGAAGCGTGGGCATATCGCATGTGGTTCGTGGATACGGCCTGGCTGCGCGATCTTCAGCGCGAACTGGGTTTTGGTCAGGGTCAGGATCTGCATCTGTTCGATCCGATGTCGTCGACCGATCCGGTGCTGTACGACGGACTGAACCGGCTCTACGACGTTTGTACCGACGCGTCGCGCGACCGGCTTGAACGGGAGACCGCGGTGCAGCAGTGCTTCATCGATGCGCACGAGCGTCTCAACCCGGCCCCGCGACCGATGCGCGAAGACGCACGGAAACTGCGCGACGCCGCGGACTTCATCCGCGCGCATTGTCGCGAGGCCCTGACGCTCGCGCAGATTTGCGCGGCGGCAGGATTGTCGGCGTCGTACCTTACGCGGGCATTCCGGGCGCAGTATGGCCTTACGCCCCACGCATTCCTGATGAACCAGCGGATCCAGTACGCCCGTGCGCGGTTGCGCCGCGGCCACGCCATTGCCGAAGTCGCGCTCGATGCGGGATTCGCCGATCAGGCCCACTTCCAGCGAACGTTCAAACAACTGCTCGCTGCGACGCCCGGGCACTATCGAGGCGCGCTCGACGCGCGTGGTGCCGGCGATTCGGGGCAGTCGCCCGATGCTGGCGACGCGGCGGCGTTGCGCGCGGCGTGCGATGTCCCGCAGTCCCGGGCGGCGTGA
- a CDS encoding PhaM family polyhydroxyalkanoate granule multifunctional regulatory protein codes for MSDSTSAMPNGFDILKKMWEAFSPPATFTSPLTQLMQSAAPLLDPNEIENRIAEMRAVEQWLTLNLNVLRSTIQAFEVQRATYATLRAFGTGGFGAASDAGDAAHPAQGGDAPTPPFGQTGVGDFWRSPFGAAGAAQDVEASSPAAAEPESAPEPPADSQEAPPEGDGTVPPFAQAGNAYGALDPSLWFNAMRAQFDQIAAAAQAAGMSAAQMTEAAAAQMSDAAAKATQATRATPSSAGAAKASKTTGKTAGKTGAAAKGGAAGKAAGNAAGKAAAKTAAKRAPADKKTPAKSATARTAAKTSTRASTKTVKATRASTVSEGAPVKAPGKQAAWKW; via the coding sequence ATGAGCGATTCGACGAGTGCCATGCCCAATGGCTTCGACATTCTCAAGAAGATGTGGGAGGCGTTCAGCCCGCCCGCGACCTTCACTTCACCGCTCACGCAGTTGATGCAGAGCGCCGCACCTTTGCTCGATCCGAACGAGATCGAGAATCGCATTGCCGAGATGCGCGCCGTCGAGCAGTGGCTCACGCTGAATCTGAACGTGCTGCGCTCGACGATCCAGGCGTTCGAGGTGCAGCGCGCGACCTACGCCACGCTGCGCGCGTTCGGCACGGGAGGCTTCGGCGCGGCGAGCGACGCAGGCGACGCCGCGCATCCGGCACAAGGCGGCGACGCGCCTACGCCCCCCTTTGGGCAAACAGGCGTGGGGGACTTCTGGCGCTCCCCGTTCGGGGCGGCGGGCGCCGCGCAGGACGTGGAGGCGTCGTCACCGGCCGCGGCAGAGCCGGAGTCGGCGCCCGAGCCCCCGGCCGATTCGCAGGAGGCGCCACCCGAGGGCGACGGCACGGTGCCGCCGTTTGCCCAGGCGGGCAATGCCTATGGCGCGCTCGACCCGTCGCTCTGGTTTAACGCCATGCGGGCGCAGTTCGATCAGATCGCCGCCGCGGCGCAGGCCGCCGGCATGTCGGCCGCGCAAATGACGGAGGCGGCCGCTGCGCAAATGTCCGACGCGGCTGCCAAGGCGACTCAGGCGACTCGGGCGACGCCGTCGAGCGCCGGTGCGGCCAAGGCGTCGAAGACCACTGGCAAGACCGCAGGCAAGACGGGCGCGGCCGCAAAGGGTGGCGCGGCAGGCAAGGCGGCGGGGAACGCTGCCGGGAAGGCCGCTGCGAAAACGGCCGCCAAGCGCGCGCCCGCCGACAAGAAGACGCCCGCGAAGTCGGCCACGGCCAGGACTGCCGCGAAGACATCGACCCGCGCGTCGACCAAGACCGTGAAAGCCACCCGCGCCTCGACGGTGTCGGAGGGGGCGCCGGTCAAGGCGCCGGGCAAGCAGGCGGCGTGGAAGTGGTGA